One genomic segment of Virgibacillus doumboii includes these proteins:
- the purF gene encoding amidophosphoribosyltransferase translates to MLAEIKGINEECGVFGIWGHEKASELTYYGLHAMQHRGQEGAGVVVSDREELKAHKGLGLVNDVFKQANFTELSGHAAVGHVRYSTQGGKGVDNVQPLLFHSQTGSLALAHNGNLMNAHKLRGELESQGSILQTSSDTEVLAHLIKRSGMDTNEASIAAALNEVVGAYAYLILKEDKMFAALDPTGIRPLSIGRLGDACVVASETCAFDQIGATFEREVLPGELVTISDEGIKSTRFAMREQRKMCAMEYVYLSRPDSDVNEVNIHASRKRMGVELAKESPAPEADIVIGVPDSSISAAIGYAEMSGLPYEMGIIKNRYVGRTFIQPSQELREQGVKLKLAPVRGIVEGKRVVMIDDSIVRGTTSKRIVQMLKSAGAKEVHVRIASPSIQNPCYYGIDMSTRDELIAANNTLDEICEIIGADSIAYLSEKGLERAVIKNKTIHQGICTACMTGKYPVKKDGQTEMMYTKC, encoded by the coding sequence ATGCTTGCTGAAATAAAAGGGATTAACGAGGAATGCGGCGTATTCGGGATTTGGGGTCATGAGAAGGCATCAGAACTGACCTATTACGGACTGCACGCTATGCAGCATCGCGGGCAGGAAGGTGCAGGTGTGGTTGTCAGTGACAGAGAGGAATTGAAGGCACATAAAGGTCTGGGCCTGGTTAATGATGTATTTAAACAAGCGAATTTCACTGAGCTTTCCGGTCATGCGGCTGTAGGTCATGTCCGCTACTCCACTCAAGGAGGAAAAGGTGTTGATAATGTCCAGCCACTCTTGTTCCATTCACAGACAGGGAGTCTTGCGCTTGCGCATAACGGAAATCTGATGAATGCGCACAAACTCCGTGGTGAGCTTGAAAGCCAGGGGAGTATTCTTCAGACGTCTTCCGATACGGAGGTGCTTGCACATCTGATTAAACGGAGTGGGATGGACACAAATGAAGCGTCGATTGCTGCTGCACTTAATGAGGTGGTCGGCGCGTATGCCTACCTTATTTTAAAAGAAGACAAAATGTTCGCAGCACTTGATCCGACTGGTATCCGCCCGCTATCCATCGGGAGGCTTGGTGATGCCTGTGTCGTTGCTTCGGAAACATGTGCATTTGACCAAATCGGTGCAACATTCGAACGTGAAGTTCTGCCCGGTGAACTGGTGACGATCAGTGATGAAGGAATCAAGTCAACACGCTTCGCAATGCGCGAACAGCGAAAAATGTGTGCGATGGAATATGTTTATTTATCACGGCCTGACAGTGATGTGAATGAGGTGAACATCCATGCGTCACGGAAGCGAATGGGAGTCGAACTGGCAAAAGAATCACCGGCACCGGAAGCGGATATTGTTATCGGGGTTCCTGATTCCAGCATTTCAGCAGCAATTGGCTATGCCGAGATGAGCGGCCTTCCTTATGAAATGGGGATTATCAAAAACCGTTATGTCGGAAGAACGTTTATCCAGCCTTCCCAGGAACTGCGCGAACAGGGTGTGAAGTTGAAACTTGCACCGGTACGAGGAATTGTCGAGGGCAAAAGAGTTGTTATGATTGATGATTCAATCGTTCGCGGAACAACAAGCAAACGAATCGTCCAAATGCTGAAAAGTGCAGGAGCAAAAGAAGTCCATGTTCGGATTGCATCTCCATCCATTCAGAATCCCTGCTATTACGGGATTGATATGTCAACACGGGATGAACTGATTGCAGCAAATAATACCCTTGATGAGATCTGTGAGATTATCGGCGCTGACAGTATTGCATATTTGTCCGAGAAAGGATTGGAACGGGCAGTTATTAAAAATAAAACAATCCATCAGGGAATCTGCACAGCCTGTATGACCGGAAAATATCCGGTAAAAAAAGACGGGCAAACGGAAATGATGTATACGAAATGTTAG
- the purL gene encoding phosphoribosylformylglycinamidine synthase subunit PurL, with translation MLSTVDISPEKIEQDKLYLEMGLSDQEYDLVKQILNRHPNFTETGIFSVMWSEHCSYKTSKPLLKKFPTKAPHVLQGPGEGAGIIDIGDNQAVVFKVESHNHPSAVEPYQGAATGVGGIIRDVFSMGARPIALMNSLRFGNLTTDRVKYLFDEVVHGIAGYGNCVGVPTVGGEVQFDDSYEDNPLVNAMCVGLINHDEIQKGVAEGIGNTVIYAGAATGRDGIHGATFASDDLAEDSDKDRPAVQVGDPFMEKLLIEACLEVIHNDALVGMQDMGAAGLTSSASEMASKAGTGLEMNLDLVPQREENMNAYELMLSESQERMLLVVKKGREQEITAIFEKYGLQAVAVGEVIEEKVFRLTQHDKTVADIPVDALAEEAPVYHLPSTEAAYYKEFQAMENTVLHVEDHAEILKKLLQQPTIASKEYVYDQYDSMVQTNTVVTPGSDAAVVRVKGTDKALAITTDCNSRYIYLDPEMGGKIAVAEAARNIVCSGARPLGLTDGLNFGNPTNPEIFWQMEKSVDGMSAASSALGTPVISGNVSLFNQSKGNSIFPTPVVGMVGLIESIEHVTPSYFQKAGDLIYLIGETEAEFGGSELQNIVSGKYEGKAPTIDLEKESLRQKQLLEAIRQGTVASAHDLAEGGLGVALAESVFNGAGLGVNAEISENPTVSLFSETQSRFLVSVQPDDKDKFEALVEDAKQIGVVNNAGVLSVKTNDGVLFEEDVRTLHTLWKGAIPCLLK, from the coding sequence ATGTTGTCAACAGTTGATATCAGCCCGGAGAAAATCGAACAGGATAAACTGTACCTGGAAATGGGGTTGAGCGATCAGGAATATGATCTGGTGAAACAAATCCTGAACCGCCATCCAAATTTCACGGAGACTGGAATTTTTTCCGTTATGTGGTCAGAGCACTGCAGCTACAAAACATCAAAGCCACTCTTGAAAAAATTCCCGACCAAGGCACCGCATGTGCTGCAGGGGCCTGGAGAAGGTGCTGGAATCATTGATATTGGCGACAATCAGGCAGTTGTTTTTAAGGTGGAAAGCCATAATCACCCTTCAGCGGTGGAGCCGTATCAGGGTGCAGCAACCGGTGTCGGCGGCATTATCCGTGATGTGTTTTCCATGGGAGCCCGTCCGATTGCACTGATGAACTCATTGCGGTTCGGTAACCTGACGACTGATCGGGTTAAATATCTTTTTGATGAGGTTGTTCACGGGATTGCTGGCTACGGCAACTGTGTCGGCGTTCCTACAGTTGGCGGTGAGGTCCAGTTTGATGACAGTTACGAGGATAACCCGCTCGTCAATGCGATGTGTGTTGGCCTGATCAACCATGATGAAATCCAAAAGGGGGTTGCGGAAGGTATCGGTAACACCGTGATTTACGCAGGTGCAGCAACTGGCCGTGACGGTATTCATGGGGCAACGTTTGCATCTGATGACCTGGCTGAGGATTCCGATAAAGACCGGCCAGCTGTCCAGGTTGGCGACCCATTCATGGAAAAATTGCTGATCGAAGCGTGTCTGGAAGTAATCCATAACGACGCACTTGTCGGAATGCAGGACATGGGTGCAGCAGGCCTTACATCTTCAGCGAGTGAAATGGCAAGTAAAGCAGGGACCGGGTTGGAGATGAACCTGGATCTGGTTCCACAGCGCGAAGAAAATATGAACGCATATGAGCTGATGCTTTCTGAGTCACAGGAACGGATGCTGCTGGTAGTTAAAAAAGGCCGCGAACAGGAAATCACAGCTATTTTTGAAAAGTACGGTCTGCAGGCAGTTGCGGTCGGAGAAGTCATTGAGGAGAAAGTATTCCGTCTCACACAGCATGACAAGACGGTGGCAGATATCCCGGTTGACGCACTAGCTGAAGAGGCGCCGGTTTATCACCTGCCATCAACAGAAGCAGCATATTATAAAGAATTTCAGGCCATGGAAAATACGGTGCTACATGTAGAAGACCATGCAGAAATACTGAAAAAACTGCTGCAGCAGCCAACGATTGCGAGCAAGGAATATGTGTATGACCAGTATGATTCGATGGTTCAGACGAATACGGTTGTCACACCAGGATCTGATGCAGCGGTGGTTCGTGTGAAGGGAACCGATAAGGCACTGGCAATCACAACGGACTGTAATTCCCGTTATATTTATCTTGATCCGGAAATGGGAGGCAAGATTGCCGTAGCCGAAGCAGCCCGGAATATTGTCTGCTCAGGGGCACGCCCACTGGGATTGACGGATGGTCTGAACTTTGGAAACCCGACTAACCCGGAAATCTTCTGGCAGATGGAGAAAAGCGTGGACGGCATGAGTGCTGCTTCATCTGCGCTTGGTACACCGGTTATTAGCGGCAATGTTTCCTTGTTTAACCAGTCGAAAGGCAATTCGATTTTTCCGACGCCTGTTGTCGGAATGGTTGGATTGATTGAATCAATTGAACACGTTACACCAAGTTATTTTCAAAAAGCTGGCGATTTGATTTACCTGATTGGGGAAACTGAAGCGGAATTTGGCGGCAGTGAGCTGCAAAATATTGTTTCCGGAAAATATGAAGGGAAAGCACCGACCATTGATCTGGAAAAAGAATCATTGCGACAGAAGCAGCTGCTTGAAGCGATCAGGCAGGGAACTGTTGCATCAGCACACGACCTGGCAGAAGGCGGACTCGGAGTTGCGCTGGCAGAGAGTGTGTTTAACGGAGCGGGATTAGGTGTCAACGCGGAAATCTCCGAAAATCCAACCGTATCGCTGTTCAGTGAAACACAGTCACGGTTTCTGGTTTCAGTTCAGCCGGATGATAAAGACAAGTTTGAAGCATTGGTTGAGGATGCCAAACAGATCGGCGTTGTAAATAATGCAGGCGTTTTATCGGTCAAAACGAACGATGGGGTTCTTTTTGAGGAGGATGTCCGAACGCTTCACACTTTATGGAAAGGAGCTATTCCATGCTTGCTGAAATAA
- the purQ gene encoding phosphoribosylformylglycinamidine synthase subunit PurQ has translation MKFAVVVFPGSNCDRDMYHAAKEVLGAEADLVWYETGNLENYDGVLLPGGFSYGDYLRTGAVASTSSIMKEIKEHAAKGKPVLGVCNGFQILLEAGLLPGAMLRNRNLKFMCHHEPLVVENNQTFFTSGYAKGEIIRFPIAHGEGNYFCDEETLHTLQVNNQIVFTYQNNPNGSVADIAGIINEQGNVLGMMPHPERAVEKLLGSDDVLRLFQSVVKNWRESYVVNS, from the coding sequence GTGAAATTTGCTGTAGTAGTTTTTCCAGGGTCCAACTGTGACCGTGACATGTACCATGCGGCAAAAGAAGTGCTGGGAGCGGAGGCTGACCTGGTCTGGTATGAAACTGGTAATCTCGAAAACTATGATGGTGTTCTTTTGCCAGGCGGATTTTCGTACGGTGACTACCTTCGCACAGGTGCTGTCGCATCCACGTCATCCATCATGAAAGAGATTAAGGAACATGCAGCAAAAGGAAAGCCTGTGCTTGGTGTCTGCAATGGCTTTCAAATCCTGCTTGAGGCAGGGCTGCTACCAGGCGCAATGCTGCGTAACAGGAACCTGAAATTCATGTGCCATCACGAACCCCTGGTGGTTGAAAATAATCAGACATTCTTTACATCCGGTTATGCAAAAGGCGAAATTATCCGTTTTCCAATCGCCCACGGAGAAGGTAATTATTTTTGCGACGAAGAGACGCTTCATACGTTACAGGTGAACAACCAGATTGTTTTTACGTACCAGAATAACCCGAATGGGTCGGTTGCAGATATTGCCGGGATTATTAATGAACAGGGTAACGTGCTTGGCATGATGCCCCATCCGGAACGTGCAGTCGAAAAGCTGCTTGGCAGTGATGATGTACTCAGGCTATTTCAGTCAGTAGTGAAAAATTGGAGGGAATCCTATGTTGTCAACAGTTGA
- the purS gene encoding phosphoribosylformylglycinamidine synthase subunit PurS, which yields MKKVTVHVTLKQGVLDPQGKAIQTSLNSLGFQEVEEARVGKYIELYIGESENVEARVQEMCDKLLANPVIEDYEIAMEEAVRP from the coding sequence ATGAAAAAGGTTACCGTACACGTTACGTTGAAGCAGGGCGTGCTTGATCCACAGGGAAAGGCAATTCAGACGTCACTTAACTCACTTGGTTTTCAGGAAGTGGAAGAAGCACGCGTAGGCAAGTACATTGAGCTTTATATCGGTGAATCAGAGAATGTCGAAGCACGCGTACAGGAAATGTGCGACAAACTGCTCGCTAATCCGGTTATTGAAGACTACGAGATTGCTATGGAGGAGGCTGTTCGTCCGTGA
- the purC gene encoding phosphoribosylaminoimidazolesuccinocarboxamide synthase — MKAALLYEGKAKRVYEAANKPGQLVLSYKNDATAFNGEKKASFTGKGRLNNEISSRIFPLLHANGVESHFIEKLNETEQLVYQTEIIPLEVVVRNLATGSITRRLGIKEKTPFNPPMIELFYKNDDLGDPLINDQHALFLSDVNEAELAEIKEKALAVNEQLKRIFDDVNVTLVDFKLEFGRLENGSIVLSDEISPDTCRLWDSATQEKLDKDVFRQGTGDLLEVYQEILTRLEAVS, encoded by the coding sequence ATGAAAGCAGCCCTGTTATATGAAGGAAAAGCAAAACGTGTATATGAGGCGGCGAATAAACCCGGGCAGCTGGTATTGTCATATAAAAATGATGCCACTGCCTTCAACGGTGAAAAGAAAGCATCCTTCACCGGAAAAGGACGGTTGAACAATGAAATCTCTTCACGGATTTTCCCGCTGCTCCATGCCAACGGAGTCGAATCGCATTTCATTGAAAAGCTCAATGAGACCGAGCAGCTGGTTTACCAGACTGAAATCATTCCACTTGAAGTGGTTGTACGGAATCTGGCAACCGGCAGCATCACCCGCCGGCTGGGGATTAAGGAAAAGACACCGTTCAACCCGCCAATGATCGAACTTTTTTACAAAAATGATGACCTTGGCGATCCACTGATTAATGACCAGCATGCATTATTTTTGAGTGATGTGAATGAAGCAGAATTGGCAGAAATAAAGGAAAAGGCTCTTGCTGTGAATGAGCAGCTTAAACGGATTTTTGACGATGTAAATGTCACACTGGTTGATTTCAAGCTCGAATTTGGCCGGCTGGAAAATGGCAGCATTGTCCTTTCCGATGAAATATCGCCGGATACTTGCCGGCTCTGGGACAGTGCAACCCAGGAGAAACTCGATAAAGATGTTTTTCGCCAGGGCACCGGCGACTTACTGGAAGTCTATCAGGAAATTTTAACCCGTTTGGAGGCAGTATCATGA
- the purB gene encoding adenylosuccinate lyase, whose product MIDRYTREEMGSIWTEENKFKAWLEVEILACEAWSELGVIPKEDVKKLRENASFDSNRIYEIEQETRHDVVAFTRAVSETLGEERKWVHYGLTSTDVVDTALSFQLRQANEIIRKDLTNFIEIIKNKAIEHKHTVMMGRTHGVHAEPTTFGLKMALWYEEMKRNLERFELAARDIEFGKLSGAVGTYANIDPFVEKYVCENLGLKPAPVSTQTLQRDRHAAYVSALALIGTSIEKFATEIRGLQKTETREVEEFFAKGQKGSSAMPHKRNPIGSENMTGMARVLRGNMVTAFENVSLWHERDISHSSAERVILPDTTIALNYMLNRFSGIVKKLTVFPENMKRNIDKTHGVIFSQRVLLALIDKGMAREAAYDIVQPKAMQAWETATHFKQLVEADEQITERLSQAEIDDCFDYTYHLKNVDAIFERIGLEVE is encoded by the coding sequence ATGATTGACCGCTATACACGGGAAGAAATGGGTTCCATCTGGACCGAGGAAAATAAATTTAAGGCATGGCTTGAGGTTGAAATTCTGGCATGTGAGGCATGGAGTGAACTGGGTGTCATTCCAAAAGAGGATGTAAAAAAACTCCGGGAAAACGCTTCTTTTGATAGCAACAGAATTTATGAAATCGAGCAGGAGACCCGCCATGATGTGGTTGCATTTACCCGTGCAGTTTCCGAAACGCTCGGCGAGGAACGGAAATGGGTTCATTACGGCCTGACATCAACGGACGTGGTGGACACTGCACTATCCTTCCAGCTTCGGCAGGCAAATGAAATTATCCGAAAAGATTTAACTAATTTTATTGAGATTATTAAAAATAAAGCAATCGAACATAAGCATACCGTGATGATGGGCCGGACGCACGGGGTACATGCAGAGCCGACCACGTTCGGTCTGAAGATGGCGCTGTGGTATGAGGAAATGAAGCGGAATCTGGAGCGGTTTGAACTTGCAGCGCGTGACATCGAATTTGGAAAGCTTTCCGGCGCGGTTGGCACATATGCGAATATCGACCCATTTGTTGAAAAATATGTTTGTGAAAACCTTGGCCTTAAGCCTGCACCTGTTTCCACGCAGACTTTGCAGCGTGATCGCCACGCAGCATACGTATCAGCACTTGCATTGATTGGTACATCTATCGAAAAGTTTGCAACAGAAATCCGTGGTCTGCAGAAAACAGAGACTCGTGAGGTTGAGGAGTTTTTTGCCAAGGGTCAAAAGGGATCATCGGCAATGCCGCATAAGCGTAATCCCATCGGTTCGGAAAATATGACCGGGATGGCGCGGGTTCTTAGGGGTAATATGGTTACCGCATTTGAAAATGTCTCTCTTTGGCATGAGCGCGATATTTCCCACTCATCAGCTGAGCGCGTTATTTTACCGGATACTACTATTGCACTGAACTATATGCTGAACCGGTTTTCCGGTATCGTTAAGAAATTGACCGTATTTCCAGAAAATATGAAGCGAAATATTGATAAAACACATGGCGTTATTTTCTCTCAGCGGGTACTTCTGGCACTTATTGATAAAGGCATGGCCCGTGAAGCGGCGTATGATATCGTCCAGCCAAAAGCAATGCAGGCATGGGAAACTGCGACCCATTTCAAGCAGTTGGTTGAAGCGGATGAACAGATTACCGAGCGGCTTTCACAGGCTGAAATTGATGATTGTTTTGATTATACGTATCATCTGAAAAATGTGGATGCAATCTTTGAGCGCATCGGACTAGAGGTGGAATGA
- the purK gene encoding 5-(carboxyamino)imidazole ribonucleotide synthase: protein MQKNNVILPPQTIGIIGGGQLGRMMAIAAKYMGYTVAVLDPTPNCPTAQVADQQITSAYDDMDGIKQLAAISDVITYEFENVDLDAATYLEQQGKLPQGAYALEVTQNREKEKMVMKEAGLPVPPFAIVSNGEECKQALENMAFPAVIKTCSGGYDGKGQLKLNSDDDIGEACEFAEQSSTCIIEQWVQFDKEISAVFTRSQTGEFEFFPIAENDHKNHILYTTTVPAIISETVNQKAIEAARSLAEKMNIVGTFAIEMFVKGDEIFLNEMAPRPHNSGHYTIEACNISQFQQHIRAICGLKLMPIKLLAPVQMINILGEDMEHALAAMPNLENGFVHLYGKEGVKPKRKMGHITFIADTEEEVSTQVTTYEEANK from the coding sequence TTGCAAAAAAATAATGTAATCCTTCCACCTCAAACAATCGGAATCATCGGCGGCGGTCAGCTTGGACGTATGATGGCTATAGCCGCAAAATATATGGGATATACTGTTGCGGTACTTGATCCGACACCAAACTGTCCAACAGCCCAGGTTGCCGATCAGCAAATCACTTCTGCATATGACGACATGGACGGAATAAAACAGCTGGCAGCAATCAGTGATGTGATTACATATGAATTTGAAAATGTAGATCTAGATGCTGCCACATATCTTGAGCAACAGGGAAAACTCCCACAGGGTGCATACGCGTTGGAAGTCACCCAAAATCGCGAGAAAGAAAAAATGGTTATGAAAGAGGCTGGTTTACCGGTTCCACCCTTTGCGATTGTTTCCAATGGTGAAGAATGCAAACAGGCTTTGGAAAATATGGCTTTTCCGGCAGTCATCAAAACGTGCAGCGGCGGTTATGACGGTAAAGGCCAGCTGAAGCTTAACTCCGATGATGATATCGGGGAAGCGTGTGAATTTGCCGAGCAGAGCAGCACCTGCATTATTGAACAGTGGGTGCAGTTCGATAAGGAAATATCCGCGGTGTTCACCCGCTCACAGACAGGTGAATTTGAGTTCTTTCCAATTGCTGAAAATGATCATAAGAACCATATTCTATATACAACGACTGTTCCGGCAATAATAAGCGAAACAGTTAATCAAAAAGCAATCGAAGCTGCAAGGAGTCTTGCCGAGAAGATGAATATCGTCGGTACTTTTGCAATTGAAATGTTCGTTAAAGGTGATGAAATCTTTCTAAACGAAATGGCACCACGGCCGCATAATTCCGGTCATTACACCATTGAGGCATGCAACATCTCGCAGTTTCAGCAGCATATCCGCGCAATCTGTGGATTGAAACTAATGCCGATTAAGTTATTGGCACCTGTACAAATGATCAATATTCTGGGTGAGGATATGGAGCATGCTTTAGCTGCCATGCCGAATCTTGAAAACGGCTTTGTTCATCTGTATGGAAAAGAAGGAGTAAAACCAAAACGTAAAATGGGACATATCACTTTTATTGCTGACACGGAAGAGGAAGTCAGCACACAGGTAACAACTTATGAGGAGGCAAACAAATGA
- the purE gene encoding 5-(carboxyamino)imidazole ribonucleotide mutase, producing MAQVGVIMGSISDWETMQHTCSILDELQIPYEKDVISAHRTPDEMFAYAKSARERGLKVIIAGAGGAAHLPGMVAAQTTLPVIGVPVQSKALDGLDSLLSIVQMPGGVPTATVAIGNSGAKNAGILAAEIIGAFDENVAERLEASRKDMKAKVEEMRDNLAKK from the coding sequence ATGGCACAAGTTGGCGTAATTATGGGAAGCATCTCGGATTGGGAAACAATGCAGCATACGTGCAGTATCCTGGATGAACTGCAGATTCCCTATGAAAAGGATGTTATTTCAGCACATCGAACCCCTGATGAAATGTTTGCGTATGCAAAATCTGCACGCGAACGCGGTTTAAAGGTGATCATCGCAGGAGCTGGGGGTGCAGCACATTTGCCTGGTATGGTGGCAGCCCAAACAACATTGCCTGTCATCGGGGTACCGGTTCAAAGTAAAGCGCTGGATGGTCTTGACTCACTGCTTTCCATTGTCCAGATGCCTGGTGGGGTTCCAACCGCGACAGTTGCAATTGGCAATTCAGGGGCGAAAAATGCTGGCATCCTTGCTGCAGAAATCATTGGTGCTTTTGATGAAAATGTAGCAGAAAGACTGGAAGCGTCACGAAAAGACATGAAAGCAAAAGTTGAAGAAATGAGGGACAATCTTGCAAAAAAATAA
- a CDS encoding DUF2179 domain-containing protein, with protein MLENAFMMVAIILVINIVYVSLSTMRMILTLKGRRYTAAFVSMFEIVIYVVGLGLVLDNLNEIQNLIAYALGFGIGVVVGTKIEEKLALGYITVNVISSDPNIEFTRKLRDKGYGVTSWFAYGMDGDRLAMQILTPRKYELRLYETIKTIDPKAFIISYEPKQINGGFWVKQVRKGRLFNPKKAKTPTDKPIETPMEQKTTDSKPDI; from the coding sequence TTGCTTGAAAATGCATTTATGATGGTCGCAATCATTCTTGTAATTAATATTGTGTATGTATCGCTGTCAACAATGCGGATGATTCTGACTCTAAAAGGGCGCCGGTATACGGCTGCATTTGTCAGCATGTTTGAAATTGTCATCTATGTCGTAGGGCTTGGACTTGTTTTGGACAATCTGAATGAAATACAGAACCTTATTGCATATGCACTTGGCTTTGGTATCGGTGTTGTTGTTGGTACAAAAATTGAAGAAAAACTGGCATTGGGTTATATCACGGTTAATGTTATTTCTTCCGATCCGAATATTGAATTTACACGTAAACTCAGAGATAAAGGATATGGCGTAACAAGCTGGTTTGCCTATGGAATGGACGGCGACCGCCTGGCAATGCAAATCCTGACCCCGAGAAAATATGAACTAAGATTATATGAAACGATTAAAACGATTGACCCAAAAGCATTCATCATTTCGTATGAGCCGAAGCAGATAAACGGCGGCTTCTGGGTGAAACAAGTACGAAAAGGCAGATTATTTAATCCAAAGAAAGCGAAAACTCCGACAGACAAACCAATAGAAACACCAATGGAACAAAAAACAACGGATTCAAAGCCTGATATTTAG
- a CDS encoding Hsp20/alpha crystallin family protein translates to MDPFKQMTDWKKNMDHFFGDQFWNEFENVIKPAIPQINIYQYDHELICIVNIPGLTDLNKVDIFVDYATLELKGVIDVAYTGGTVVKEEILQGVFEREVSLPFPVRKDKINATYKDGLVFIHLHRLISDESGRNKVSIELMDER, encoded by the coding sequence ATGGATCCATTTAAACAAATGACTGACTGGAAAAAAAACATGGATCATTTTTTCGGTGATCAGTTCTGGAATGAATTTGAAAATGTCATCAAACCTGCTATTCCACAAATTAATATTTATCAATATGATCATGAACTGATATGTATTGTCAATATCCCCGGATTAACTGATTTAAACAAAGTGGACATTTTTGTAGATTATGCAACACTTGAACTGAAAGGTGTCATTGACGTTGCCTACACAGGAGGTACTGTTGTGAAAGAAGAAATCCTCCAGGGTGTTTTCGAACGGGAGGTTTCCTTACCTTTCCCTGTGCGCAAAGATAAAATTAACGCAACATATAAAGATGGTTTAGTCTTTATTCACTTGCATCGTCTTATTTCCGATGAAAGCGGGCGAAATAAAGTAAGCATAGAATTAATGGATGAACGTTAA
- a CDS encoding MOSC domain-containing protein has product MTAPFVYKLLTGKVKQMGDPNAENRMDRPWESGIFKNETEDRLWLRETGFTEDEVADKKNHGGPEKAVFAYSKKHYEDWQDELNIDSIGVGAFGENLSLENADESTVCIGDTYQFGDSIIQVAQPRQPCWKPARRFRIMDLALRIQNSGRTGWYFRVLKEGHAQAGMELELIDRQYPEWTIAACNEVMHIKKKDLQAAEELASCDLLAERWKRTLYKRIGGKQSSIEKRVYGPNKS; this is encoded by the coding sequence ATGACTGCACCATTTGTATATAAGTTATTAACGGGAAAGGTGAAACAGATGGGTGATCCGAATGCAGAAAACCGAATGGACCGCCCTTGGGAAAGTGGCATATTCAAAAATGAAACAGAAGATAGGTTATGGCTTAGGGAAACCGGATTTACCGAAGATGAAGTTGCCGATAAGAAAAATCACGGCGGACCGGAAAAAGCAGTGTTCGCATATTCTAAAAAACATTACGAAGATTGGCAGGACGAATTGAACATCGATTCAATCGGCGTTGGTGCCTTTGGAGAAAATCTCTCATTGGAAAATGCCGATGAATCAACCGTATGTATAGGTGATACATATCAGTTTGGCGATAGTATTATTCAAGTTGCCCAGCCACGGCAGCCGTGCTGGAAGCCTGCCCGGCGTTTTCGTATCATGGACCTTGCACTGCGTATCCAAAACAGTGGACGAACAGGCTGGTATTTTCGTGTCCTCAAGGAGGGACATGCACAAGCAGGGATGGAGTTGGAACTGATTGATCGTCAATACCCAGAGTGGACAATTGCTGCCTGTAACGAAGTGATGCATATAAAGAAAAAAGACTTACAAGCAGCTGAGGAACTTGCATCATGTGATTTGCTTGCCGAAAGATGGAAAAGAACACTGTACAAGCGGATTGGCGGGAAGCAGTCATCCATTGAAAAGCGGGTGTACGGGCCGAACAAGAGTTAA